The Micromonospora siamensis genome contains the following window.
GGTGATCTGACGCGTACGGGCCCGACGGTGACGGGCCTGGTAATCAGTTGCCATCTGTCGTTTCCTCCACGCCGACGAGGTGAGCTGTCGGGTTCGGGCCGAGGAGCCCGGCCGCACTGGGCGGCTTCACCCCGAGGTGTCATGCACCGAGGAACGTGTGGGTCCCCCGCTCTCTGCCTGAGGTCCAGGTACCACGGGCGGCGGCAGGATTAGGCGTTACCGTCCGTGGTGTCCGCGAGGAGCGGACGGATTCGACGCTAGGAGCGGTTGGTGCCGATTGCCCACTTCTTGTGAAGTTCTTCACCCGGACGGGCGATCGGGAGTTTTTCTCGCCGTGGCCTGGTTCGGTCGGTGGATCCGACCGCGCAACGTCCCACCAGGACACCCGGAAAAGCGCATCTGAACTGGGAAAATGCCGGAGCGCGAGGACCGTTGTGGACGGCGGCGAGGAGGGCCACGACCCCGCCCGGCGGGCCGGGAAGGTCTGCGGCGAACCAGCCGAGCGGGGCGGTCCGCACCGGACCTTCGGCGACCGTCGGTGACCGTTCATCGACGGCCGGCGGGACCTTCGACAACGATCGGACGACCCATTGTCCTCACCCGCGGTAACGTCACGAATACGCAGCGTCCACCCGGGACCTGTCACCGTCGGGCCGGCGACACCGCCCGGTCAAGGGTGGCCGGGCACGCCGGCGGCATCGGGCCAGAGCCGAGCGAGCGCCTCGGCCGGATACGGCGTCGTCTTCGGACCGTTCACCAGCCCGGCGTAGAAGTCGTTCATCCGCTCGGCGAGCGGGCCGAAGCGGTGGATGATCCGGGCGGCTCGCTCCGAGCGTTCCGCCGCCGGGTCACCGGCCACCACGGCGCGGATCGCCGCCGCCCGCTCCTCCCCCGGCCGCAACCCGGCCACCAGCCAGTTGACCAGGTACCGGGCCGTGTCGTAGCGGTCGAAGTCGCGGTGCGCCGCAAGGAACCTCCGCTCGTCGGCACAGAGGTCGAACGACGGGTGCAGGGCCAGCCCGAAGTCGGCGACGTAGACGCCCTCGCCGTCGGTCAGGACGTTGAGCGGGTGGGCGTCGAAGTGCACCATTCCCCGCGTACGCATCTCGGCCACCGCCGCCGCCCAGCCGGCGGCGACCCGCTCGATCGCGGCGTCCGCGACCGTGCCGCCCGCACCGACCCGCGCGGTCAGCCACTCGTGCACCGTGTACGGCAGGTGCTCCATGACGAGCACCAGCCGGGCCCGCGCCTCGGCGAGCTGCCGCAGCCGTTCGGCGACGGCCGCCGAGCCGCCCCAGTAGCGCACGGAACGGTCGAGCTCCGCCGGCACCGGCGGGGACGCCTCGGCGGGCAGCTCCCGCCAGTGGTACAGCAGCGGGAAGGCGCTCGCCTCGCCGGCCAGCACCCAACCGGTGGTCAGCGTGTGCGTCGCCAGCTCCCGCCAGGCGCCGAAGCCGGTGGAGCCGACCCCGTACTGGTAGTACAGCGGCAGCCCGAAGACGTTCGCGGTGGACCCGCGGTGAACGGCCTGCCGCTCCAGATCGGTCAGCGGCACCTGCTTGACGAAGACCGCGACGCCGTCGACGGTCGACCGTGCGGTGCGACCGCCGATGCCCGTACCCAGCGGGGTGGCCGCGTCGATCAGCCGCTCGAACCGGGCGTCGTCGAGCGCGGACAGCGCGGCCGACAGGCGGTGGTGGCGTGCGGCACGGGCGGCCACGTCCGACGGACCGGCGGCGCCCGTCACCCCGCCGTCCCCCCGCACCCGGGCGATCATGCCAGCCCGCTGAGGGCCGCGCTGTCCCCCCGAACGCCCGATCGGGCCAGATGTCAGGGCGTCGGGCTGGCGGCGTTCGGAGCGAGACCGCCGGTGGCCACCGCGGGCACCCGCCGGCCGGCCGGGCCGTCGGGCAGCAGGGTGGCCACCTCGGCGACCAGGCCGTCGAGGTCGTCGCCGACGGTCTGCGAGCACACCCGCAGGCTGCGCCGGTCGGTCAGGGCCCGGATGTCCTCGGGCAGCGCCTGCGGGTCGGGCAGCGGCGTGTCGCCCAGCAGCACCGGGATCACCGCGATCTCCCGCCGCAGCGCCCGACGGATCTCCCGCCGCACGTAGTCGCGGGGGTTGTCCAGCAGGCGGCGGCCCTGGTCGTCGGTGACGGTGAGCCAGTACGGGCCGATCAGCACCAGCAGGACGCGGCTGTCCTGGAGCCGGTGCCACAGCTCCGGCGGGAACGCGGTGCCCGGACGCAGCGCCCGGTGGTCGCGGAACACGTTGCGCGCCCCGAACTCGGTGCGCAGCCGCGCGTCGATCAGGTCGGCGCAGTACATCGCGTCCTGCGTCCGGTAGTTGAGGAAGATTCCCGTCACGTTACTGCCTCCGCTCCGGCGGACGGGTGCCGCCGCCTTCCGGCCGTCGCCGGTCCGCGGCTCGGACGATTGTCGACCGTGTGAATGATCCGCCGGAGAAGGCCACTCTGCAATTACCGACGGGGTAGCCGATCGAATATGCCCATTCGGCTGCAGGGTAACCATCCTGGCCGGTCGCGGGCCGGCGATTGAGCGAATTTTCTGCCAGCCGGAAAAGGTCAGCTCGCCAGCTCCGTCGGTGACGCGGGGGTGACGCGCAGCGCCGCGGTGAGCCGGGGCATCAGCTGCCGGACGGTGGCGTCGTCGCGCCACCGCCGGACCACCCGGTTGAGCTGGCCCAGGTCGTAGCGGGCGGTGGCGGAGTCCACCGACCGGACCACGTCCAGGGCCGGCCCGACCACCTCGGCGGCCCGGTCCAGCTGCCGCAGGCCGGCCAGCGACAGCGCCAGCCGCGACGCGTACCGGGCGCGGGCCCGCTGGGCGGTGGCCGGGAGCCGCTCCAGCTCGGCGTGCAGGATCTCCGCCGACTCGTCGAGGTGGCCGAGGTCGTGCAGGCACCAGGCGGTGGCGAACCGCATCGGGTCCGGTGCGGTGGTGCTGCCGAGCTGCGGCTCGTCGTCGTCGGCGGGCAGGTCGGTGAGCAGGTCGGCGGCCTCGGCCAGGGCCCGGCGGCAGCCCGCCTCGTCACCGGTCAGGGCGTACGCCTGGGCCTCCCGCTGCGCGGCCAGACCGCGGGTACGCCGGCCGCAGCGGGCCGCCCGGGCCTCCTGGGCGAGCTGCGCCGCGCCCAGCGCGTCGTCCTGGTACAGGCACAGTTCGGCGCGGCGGACCAGGGCGTACGCCCGCAGCTCGTCGTTGCCCCCGGCCACGCCCAGCTCGACCGCGTGGTCGGTCCACCACAGCGCGGCCGCGCCGTTGCCCCGCTCCTGGGCCATCCAGCCGGTGTACTCGGCGACCCGGGCGGCCAGCCGGAACGCCTGCTGGCGAGCCGGTGCGCGGGAGTCCTGCGCCAGGTCCCGCAGGAAGGCGGTGGTGGAGACGAGCATCGGACCCAGCGCCGCCGGCCGGCTGGTCTGGCCCAGCCGGCGTAGCTCCGCGAACCACGACCGCAGCAGCGGCAACGCGGCCAGCGCCTCCCCGGTCCGGTCACCGGACCGGACCCGCTCGGCACCGGTCAGTCCCGCCAGCGCGAAGGCCGACACACTCGACGGGTCGAACGCCGCCGCGTCCGCCGGTCCCACACCGTCCATCGCCACCGCCCACGCCTTCACCCCCGGCGGGGAGGACACCCGCCGGCCGGGCCGACCGGAAACCAGCCGCGTCAACGCGCCGCCCGCCGCGAGTGCGACGTCGCAGCCCCGGGCCAGGGCGTCGCTGGGCCGTTTCGCTCCCGACTCGACCTTGCTCAGGTGCGACTTGCTGTAGCGCACCCGCTGGGCCAGATCGGTCAGCGACAGGCCGGCGGCCTCCCGGCGTCGACGCAACTCGGTGCCGAAATCATCCATCGCGCAGGCCCTTCCGTCACGCGGCCGACAGCGGTTTCCCGGGCCCGGACCGAAACGGCGCGGACAACGGTCGGACGCGAACCGACCAACAGGTAACCGGAATGCTCGACGGAAAAACCGCATCGAACTGTCGCCATCACGACGCAATTACCGGCACTGGGATCATGTCCGGCCGGACGACGGTACGCGGGTGGCCGGCCGGCGGAACCGGCCGGCCACCCGGTCGGCGGGTCAGAGCGTACGGGCCAGCCGGTCGGCCAGCAGCCGGGTGAACCGGGACGGGTCGGCCAGTTCCCCACCCTCGGCGAGCAGGGCCAGACCGTAGAGCAGCTCGGCGGTCTCGGTCAGCGCCGCCGAGTCGCGGTCCGCGTCGTACGCCTGACGCAGCCCGGTCACCAGCGGGTGCCCCGGGTTCAGCTCCAGGATCCGCTTGACCTGCGGGACCTCGTGCCCCATCGCCCGGTACATCTTCTCCAGCGTGGGCGTCATGTCGTGGGCGTCGCCCACCACACAGGCCGGGGAGGTGGTCAGCCGGCTGGAGAGGCGGACCTCCTTGACCTGGTCGGCCAGGGCGCCGCCGAGCCAGGTCAGCAGCTCGGCGTACTCCTTGCGGTCGGCCTCCTGCTTGGCCTTGTCCTCGTCGGTGTCCAGGTCGACCTGGCCCTTGGCGATCGAGCGGAGCTGCCGGCCGTCGAACTGGCCGACGCGCTCCACCCAGACCTCGTCCACCGGGTCGGTGAGCAGCAGGACCTCGTACCCCTTGGCCTGGAACGCCTCCATGTGCGGCGAGTTCTCGATCATCGACCGGGACTCGCCGGTGGCGTAGTAGATCTCCTCCTGGCCGTCCTTCATCCGCTCGACGTAGCCGGCCAAAGTGGTCAGCTCGGCCGGGTCGTGCGTGGAGGCGACGGAGACGACGTCGAGGATCGCCGACTGGTTGTCGGCGTCGTCGACCAGGCCCTCCTTGACGACCGCCCCGAACTCCTTCCAGAAGGTCAGGTAGCGCTCGGCGTCCCGCTCACGCATCTCCTTGACGGTGGACAGGACCTTCTTGACCAGCCGGCGGCGGACCACCCGGATCTGCCGGTCCTGCTGGAGGATCTCCCGGGAGATGTTCAGCGACAGGTCGTGCGCGTCCACCACGCCCTTGACGAAGCGCAGGTAGTTGGGCATCAGCGCATCGCAGTCGTCCATGATGAACACGCGCTTGACGTAGAGCTGCACGCCGCGGCGGCCCTGCGGGGAGAACAGGTCCAGCGGGGCGTGCGACGGCAGGAAGAGCAGCGCGTCGTACTCGAAGGTGCCCTCGCCCCGCATGTGGATGGTCTCCAGCGGGTCGGCCCAGTCGTGGCTGACGTGCTTGTAGAACTCGTGGTACTCGCTCTCGTCGACCTCGGCGCGCGGACGGGCCCAGAGCGCCTTCATCGAGTTGAGCGTCTGCGTCTCGGTCTCGGTCGCGCCGTCCTGCCCGGGCCGCTGCACGGTCATCCGGATCGGCCAGGCGATGAAGTCCGAGTACCGCTTGACGATCTCCCGGATCTTCCAGTCGGAGGTGTAGTCGTGCAGGTTGTCCTCGGCGTCCTCGGGCTTGAGGTGCACGGTGACCGACGTGCCCTGCGGCGCCTCGTCGACCGCCTCCACGACGTACGTGCCCTCGCCGGTGGACTCCCAGCGGGTGCCGCCGGACTGCCCGGCCCGGCGGGTGAGCAGGGTGACCTTGTCGGCCACCATGAAGGTGGCGTAGAAACCGACCCCGAACTGCCCGATGAGCTCCTGCGACGCCCCGGCGTCCTTGGATTCGCGCAGCTTGCGCAGCAGCTCGGCGGTGCCCGACTTGGCGATCGTGCCGATCAGCGACACCACGTCCTCGCGGGACATGCCGATGCCGTTGTCCCGCACGGTCAGGGTGCGGGCGTCCCGGTCGACCTCGACGTCGATGTGCAGGTCGGACACGTCGGCGTCGAGGTCCTTGTCGACCATCGACTCCAGGCGCAGCTTGTCCAGCGCGTCCGAGGCGTTCGAGACCAGTTCCCGCAGGAAGACGTCCTTGTTCGAGTAGATCGAGTGCACCATCAGCTGCAACAGCTGACGCGCCTCGGCCTGGAACTCCAGCGTCTCGCTCCGGTTGCCCACGGCGACCTCCCTGTTACGTCACGGATCCGCAGAGAAGGATACGAGCCGGCCCGGTGGTCGATGCAGGCGGCGGCGAGCGACGGACTGCGATACTCGGACCCCGGATGCGCCCGACCGCGGCGCCGACGCGAACAGGGAGCCCGGACGTGCGCGAGGGATGGGTCGTCAACCGTTGGGCCCGGGGAGCCACCGGCCTGCTCGTCGGCGCCGCCGCCGGCTGGCTGGTCCACCAGGCCACCCGGATGCAGGGGCCCGAGCTGTTCGTGCTCGTCGGCGCGGTGGTCGGTCTGCTGGTCGCCCTGGCCGTGCACACCTACGCCCGCAGCGTCCGGCTGACCGAGATCACGGTGACCGTGCCGCAGTTCAGCGAGCTGCGCTTCGCGGTCACCCGGGACGGCCGGCAGGTGGCGTGGAAGCTGTTCGTGGAGACCGCGACCCGGGTGTCCACGCAGGCCCTCGGGCCGGGCGACGGGCGGATGCGGGAGGCGCTCACCTCGCTGTACGGGCTGTTCGCCGTCACCCGTGACCTGCTCAAGGAGGCGCACCCGGGGGTGCAGACCGGGCCGGAGCCGACCGTGGAGCAGCTGGGGATCGCGATGCTCAACCTGGAGCTGCGCCCGTTCCTGTCCCGCTGGCACCCGGCGCTGCACGCCTGGGAGAGCGCCCACCCGGAGGCGGACGAGAGCCAGTGGCCGGAGAACGCGGCGTGCCGGGCCGCGCTGGCCGGGGTCCAGCAGCGGCTGGCCGCGTACGTGCAGAGCTTCGGCCGGCTGGCCGGGGTGGCCCGGCCGGAGGTGCTGCTCGGCGGCCCGATCCGCGACGAGGCCTGAGCCTGCCCGGTCAGCCGGTGGCCGAGTGCAGCCGACCCAGCCCGAGCCCGACCAGGCCGGCGATCTCGCTGGGCCGGTGCGTCTCGGCCAGCCGCCGGTTCTCCTGCGTGGTCAGTCCGTTGTCGGGCACGTCGCCGGCCCGGGCGGCGAGCTGGGCGATGGCGTCGCGGTAGCGCGGGTCGGGGGGCTCGGCGCCCTCGTCGGGCGGCAGCCAGTCCGGGTCGCCGAGACCGAGGACGCGCAGGATGTCCCAGGTGGTGCCGCCGAACCCACCGGCCAGGTAGAGGGGCGTGCCGTGGTCCAGGGCGAGCAGCACCTCCTCGATCAGGCCGGGCATCCGGCCGCCGAAACCACTGCGCCGGCCGCCGATGACCACCCGGCCGTCGACCCGCTCCGCCAGGTACGACCGCATGGCGGTGAGCGCCGGCGCCCGGTCCGCCTCGGCCACCGGCGCGGGCTCGTCGCCGCGCTCCCGCGCCGGGTCGACCTCGCCGCCGGCGGGATCCAGGAAGACCGTGCCCGCGTACAGCCCGGCCTCGTCGCGCAGCCGGCGCAGCTCGGGCAACGGCACCTGACGGTGGTTCTGCCAGGCCAGGGCGAGCAGCAGCGGCGGGGAGTCGAGCGGCCCGTAGCGCTGCACCTCACGCAGGAGGAAGGCGGTGTGCCCGTCGGGGCGCAGGTGCCCACCGTAGGCGAGGGTGCCGCCGCCGACCAGCACCGTACGGGCGATCTCGGCCAGGGCCAGACGGAAGTGGTTGGGCAGCAGGCCGAGCCGGGCCAGGTCGGGGCTGTCGGAGGCGGAGAGGCCGACCCGCACGCCGGCCAGCGCGTTCCCGGGCAGCAGGCTGGTCATCGGGGCCTCCATGGTCAGCCGGCCCGCGCGGCGAGCAGCCGCGGGGTGAGCACGTCCACCCCGTCGGCGTAACCCGCGGCACGGGCCAGCTGGTCGAGGACGAGGCGCTCCTGCGGTCCCAGTGGTGGGTCCGGGTGCAGTATCCGGACCGTACCACCGGGTGGCTGCCCGCCCGCCGGCCGCGCGCGGTGCAGCCAGTCGACGAACGTGGTGGGTTCGGGCGACCGCGGCGCCCACCAGTCGACCCGCAGGTCGGGCCGGTGGCGGTGGGCGACCCGGCGCTGCTGCTCCCAGAGCGCGCGGCTGAGACACTCGTCGACCAGCTTGCGCAGGCCCCGGCGGATGCCGTCGTCGGGCCGGTCGCCGTGGACCCGGACCCGGGGCACATGGTCCATGAGGAAGGAGCCCCGGTCGTCGCCGCGCCGCAGGTCGTCCAGGACGACGATCGGCACCCCGGCGCACTTGGCCAGCCGCACCTCCTCCTGGCACCACTTGCGCCCGGAGTAGTGGTCGCCGCGGACGGCCAGCAGCGCGCACCGGCGGGCGTTGTCCCGCAGCACCCGGGCCCAGTCGGAGCCCGCCTGGATGCTGTGCGCGTCGAAGAACTGGTCCAGGCGGGTGTCGGCGATCAACTCCCGGACCCGCCCGACGAGGCGGCTGGCGCGTTCCTGGTCCTCCGGATCGGCGCGGCGGCTGTGGCTGACGAAGACCGTCAGCGCCCGGCCGCCGGTGCCCCGCAGCAGTTGGGCGAGGGCCTGGCTCAGCTCCCGTCCGCGACGTTCCACCACCGTCTCCCCCGCCGGCCCGGCGACGTCCAGACGCTGGTGGCCGTCGAGCAGCGCGCCGAGCCGGGTGCGGTGCACCGCCGCCTCGGTGAGCACCATCGGGTAGACGCCGACGTGCGCCGGGTCGGCTCGGCACCCGTCGACCAGCGTCGTCAGGTAACGGTGCCACGGCCCGTCGGCCCGCTGGCAGGCCAGGGCCAGGCCCGGGCCGAGGACCGGCACCACGGCCACGAACGTCGCCGGCGCCGGGTCACCCGGGGGTACGGCGGCGGGCAGCGGGATGGGCCGCGGGACGTCGTCGCCGCCGCGCCAACCCCGGGAGCGGACGAAGACCTCGACGGCGCCGCCGATCAGGCCGGTGAACGCGTCTCCCTGGAAGTGCTCCTCGACCTGGCCGGCGATCTCGGCGCCCGCGGGGTCGTCGGGATGCCAGAGGACGTAGAGCTCGAGCACGGGCGGCAGCATGGTCCCTGCTTATCCGATGTGGATGAATCACGGCCAGCCCGCAGGCTGCACCGGTTCACTTTCGCAAAGAGCTGGAAACTCTTTCTTCTCACGTCTGTCCACTTGCAAGTCTTGAAAGCACTTTCATCGCCTCCTAGCGTGGAGCCGGCCCCGCGGTTCGCGGGGATCCGCGTCCGAGTGCGAAGGAAGACACGTGTCCGTCCGTACCCCGATGCACCTCGCGGTGGCGCTCGCAACCGCCACCGCCCTGCTGCCCGCGGCCTCCGCCGCGGCGGCGGAACCCGACCCCCCGCAACGGGCAGCGCAGCCCGCCGCGCTCCCCGAATCCCCGGCGCCGACCAGCACCTTCCTGGTCGGCGTCCGTCCGGCGGCCCCCGACCGCCGCACCGCCGCGGCACCGGCGCGGCTCGCCGACGACCTGGCCGCCGTCGGCCGCGCCACCGGCCGCACCCTCACCGTGGCACGGGTGCTGGCCACCGGCGACCTGCTGGTCCGCGCGGACCGCCCGCTGGCCGCCGACCGGGCCACGACGGTGCTCGACCAGCTCCGCCGCCGCGCCGACGTCGACTGGGCGAGCGCCGACCGCAGGATCCAGGCCGGCACGGATGGAGCCGCCGAGCAGTGGGACCTCGACGATCCCGTCGGCGGCGTCTACCTCGGGCCGGCCCGGGAGAGCGGGGCGACCGGCGCGGGCGTGACCGTCGCGGTGCTGGACACCGGCATCACCGCCCACCCCGAGCTGGCCGCGAACGTGGTCCCGGGCTACGACTTCGTCAGCTCCGCGGCCGACGCCCGCGACGGTGACGGACGCGACGCCGACCCCACCGACCAGGGCGACTGGCAGGAACCCGGCGACTGCGGCGAGGAGTTCCGGCCCAGCAGCTGGCACGGTACCCACGTCGCCGGCACCATCGCCGCCCGCGACGACCGGGCCGGCACCGTGGGCGTCGCCCCGGACGCCCGGATCCAGCCGGTCCGGGTCCTCGGCCGCTGCGGCGGCACCACCGCCGACCTGGTCGACGCCATCGTCTGGGCCTCCGGCGGCAACGTCCCCGGGGTGCCGGACAACCCGACCCCGGCGCGGGTGCTCAACCTCAGCCTCGGCGCGCCCGGCGGCTGCGATCCGGCCACCCAGGCCGCCGTCGACGGCGCGGTGGCCCGGGGCGTCACCGTCGTGGTCTCCGCCGGCAACGCGAGCGCCGACGCCGCCGGGTTCAGCCCGGCCGGCTGCGCCGGAGTGGTGACGGTCGCCGCCAGCGACGACGCGGGTGAGCGGGCCGGCTACTCCAACCGGGGTACGGCCGTCGAGCTGGCCGCCCCCGGCGGCGACCGGACGCGCGGGGTGCTCTCCACCGTCAACACGGGCCGCACCGTCGCCGAGGACGCCGGCTACGCCGCGTACGCGGGCACCAGCATGGCCGCCCCACACGTCGCCGGGGCGGCGGCGCTGCTGCTCGCCATCCGGCCCGACCTCTCCCCCGACCGGATCACCGAGCTGCTGCGGCGTACCGCCCGCCCGGCCGTACGCCCCGACGACTGCGCCTGCGGCGCCGGTGTACTCGACGTGGACCTGGCCCTGCGCGCCGCCACCGGCCACCCCGGCGACACCGCCCGGGTGCTGGTCACCGCCGGCGTACGCCCCGGGGAGCCGCTGGTCGACGCCGCCGGGGTGCACCTGGCCGGCACGCTGGGCCGGCTCGGCACCGGGCTGCCCGACTGGGACCCCGCCGCCCTGCGGCTGCGCCGGGTGGGCCCGACCGGCCCGTACCGCACGGTGCTCACCGTGCCGGCCGGGGCCGAGCTGGAGTACAAGTACACCCTCGGCGGCTGGGACCACGTCGAGCAGGACTACACCGACAGCGACGCCGGCTGCTTCGACGTCGACAACCGGCACCTCACCGTCGCCCCGGCCGGGGCCGTGCAGACCGTCGACGACCTCACCGGCAGCTTCCGCGGTCTCTGGCCGTGCGACCGGTGACCACCCGTACCGCCCGCCCGCGCACCCCGACCGGAAGGACTCCCGTGCGGACCATCCTGCGTACCCTGCTCACCGCGCTGACCCTGCTCGCCGCCGCGCTCGTCGCGCCGGCCGCCGCCAGCGCCTCACCGCCGCCCCCGCCGGAGCTCGGCGGCCTCGACCTCGGCGCGTACTGCCGGTCGGTCGGCGCGGCGGACGCCGTGCTCGACGGCGGCACCGCCTACGACTGGCACTGCCGGACCGGCGACGGGCGCCGGAACGACCTGTCCTTCGACGCGGCCTGCCGGTGGACCTACCGGACCGACGCGGCGGTGGACCGGATCGGTGACTTCTACGACCCGACCTCGGTGCGCTGCTGGCGGGTCCGGGCCGACGTGGTCACCCCGGACTTCACCCGCTGGTGCCAGGCCACCGGCCACTCCGAGGCCACGCTGGTCGGCGCCACCGCCTACGGCTGGCGGTGCGTGTCGTACAGCCGGGCCGGGGTGACCTATTCCGACATCGACGTGCTGGCGGCCTGCCGGGAGACCACCTTCGGGTACGCGACCGTCGAGCGGTTCGTCGACTTCCGCGACGCCCGCTCCTGGCAGTGCCGGGTCTGACCCGCCGACCACCCGCCGGCGCCGGTGCCCACCGGCGCCGGCGGGTATCCTGCTTCCGGCGCACGGCATGGGAGGTGGGGCGTGGCCAGGGAGAACGGGCGCAAGCTCATCGCCTCGAACAAGAAGGCACGGCACGACTACGAGATCCTCAAGACCTACGAGGCGGGGCTGGTGCTGGCCGGCACCGAGGTGAAGTCGCTGCGTGAGGGGCGGGTGTCGCTGGTCGACGCGTTCGCCCAGGAGCACGACGGCGAGCTGATGCTGCACGGGCTGCACATCGCCGAGTACGGCTTCGGCAGCTGGACCAACCACGCGCCCCGGCGTACCCGCAAGCTGCTGCTGCACCGGGTGGAGATCGGCCGGATCCTGGAGAAGCTGCGCGAAGGCGGCTTCGCCCTGGTGCCGCTGTCGATGTACTTCGCCAACGGCTGGGCCAAGGTCGAGTTGGGGCTGGCCCGGGGCAAGAAGTCGTACGACAAGCGGCAGGCGCTCGCCGAGCGGGACGCCAAGCGGGAGATCGCCCGGGAGCTGGGCCGCCGCCTCAAGGGCCGTAGCCCCGCCCGCCCCCGGTCCTGACCCACCGACAGTCAGACCGTCCGGGTGGACGGCTGCCCGTGAAAGCGCTCTCTTGACAAGCGTCACCCTTCGTTCATAGCTTTATTGAAGTTCGTCGCTTTATCCCCGCACCGCTCTCCGCCGGTGCCCTCCCCGCCCCGGCGGAGCCACCCCCCACCACCGCAGGGAGGCACCACCGTGCGCAGCATCCGTACCATCGCCGCCGTGGCGCTGGCGAGCGTCGGCCTGACCGTCGCGCTCACCGCCACCACCGCCGCACCGGCCGCGGCCGGCCCCGGCGCCGTCACCTGGTCCGACGACTTCACCGGCGCCGCCGGCTCACCCCCCGACGCCGGCCGCTGGCGCTACGACACCGGCGGCAGCGGCTGGGGCAACAACGAGCTGCAGTACTACACCACCAGCACCCGCAACGCCGCCCTCGACGGCAACGGCAACCTGGTCATCACCGCCCGCAAGGAGAACCCGTCCGGCTACGGCTGCTGGTACGGCAGCTGCCAGTACACCTCGGCGCGACTGCTGACCCGCGGCACCTTCGCCCAGGCGTACGGCCGGTTCGAGGCGCGGATCAAGATCCCCCGCGGCCAGGGCCTGTGGCCGGCGTTCTGGATGCTCGGCAACGACATCGCCACCAACCCGTGGCCCAACAGCGGCGAGATCGACATCATGGAGAACGTCGGCTACCAACCGTCCACCGTGTACGGCACCATCCACGGACCCGGCTACTCCGGCGCCGGCGGGCTCGGCGGCAACACCTCACTGCCCGGCGGGCAGGCCCTCGCCGACGCCTTCCACACCTACACCGTCGACTGGGCGCCGGACTCCATCACCTGGTACCTCGACGGCGTCACGTACTCCCGCAAGACCCCCGCCGACGTAGGCGGCAACAAGTGGGTCTTCGATCACCCGTTCTTCATGCTGCTCAACGTCGCCGTCGGCGGCAACTGGCCCGGCTCCCCGGACGCCAGCACGTCCTTCCCGCAGACCATGGTCGTCGACTACGTCCGGGTCCAGGCGTGGGACACCGGCGGCAGCACCACCGGCCCGATCGTCGGATACGGCGGCAAGTGCGTCGACGTGGCCGGCGCCAACCCGGCCAACGGCACCGCCGTACAGCTCTGGACCTGCAACGGCACCGCCGCGCAGGCGTGGACCTGGGCGTCCGACGGCTCGGTCCGCGCCCTCGGCAAGTGCCTGGACGTCACCGCCGGGTCGACCGCCAGCGGGGCCAAGGTGCAGCTCTACGACTGCAACGGCACCGGCGCCCAGAAGTGGGTCTTCAGCTCGGCCGGGGACATCGTCAACCCGCAGGCCAACAAGTGCCTCGACGC
Protein-coding sequences here:
- a CDS encoding toll/interleukin-1 receptor domain-containing protein; translated protein: MLPPVLELYVLWHPDDPAGAEIAGQVEEHFQGDAFTGLIGGAVEVFVRSRGWRGGDDVPRPIPLPAAVPPGDPAPATFVAVVPVLGPGLALACQRADGPWHRYLTTLVDGCRADPAHVGVYPMVLTEAAVHRTRLGALLDGHQRLDVAGPAGETVVERRGRELSQALAQLLRGTGGRALTVFVSHSRRADPEDQERASRLVGRVRELIADTRLDQFFDAHSIQAGSDWARVLRDNARRCALLAVRGDHYSGRKWCQEEVRLAKCAGVPIVVLDDLRRGDDRGSFLMDHVPRVRVHGDRPDDGIRRGLRKLVDECLSRALWEQQRRVAHRHRPDLRVDWWAPRSPEPTTFVDWLHRARPAGGQPPGGTVRILHPDPPLGPQERLVLDQLARAAGYADGVDVLTPRLLAARAG
- the htpG gene encoding molecular chaperone HtpG, which encodes MGNRSETLEFQAEARQLLQLMVHSIYSNKDVFLRELVSNASDALDKLRLESMVDKDLDADVSDLHIDVEVDRDARTLTVRDNGIGMSREDVVSLIGTIAKSGTAELLRKLRESKDAGASQELIGQFGVGFYATFMVADKVTLLTRRAGQSGGTRWESTGEGTYVVEAVDEAPQGTSVTVHLKPEDAEDNLHDYTSDWKIREIVKRYSDFIAWPIRMTVQRPGQDGATETETQTLNSMKALWARPRAEVDESEYHEFYKHVSHDWADPLETIHMRGEGTFEYDALLFLPSHAPLDLFSPQGRRGVQLYVKRVFIMDDCDALMPNYLRFVKGVVDAHDLSLNISREILQQDRQIRVVRRRLVKKVLSTVKEMRERDAERYLTFWKEFGAVVKEGLVDDADNQSAILDVVSVASTHDPAELTTLAGYVERMKDGQEEIYYATGESRSMIENSPHMEAFQAKGYEVLLLTDPVDEVWVERVGQFDGRQLRSIAKGQVDLDTDEDKAKQEADRKEYAELLTWLGGALADQVKEVRLSSRLTTSPACVVGDAHDMTPTLEKMYRAMGHEVPQVKRILELNPGHPLVTGLRQAYDADRDSAALTETAELLYGLALLAEGGELADPSRFTRLLADRLARTL
- a CDS encoding S8 family serine peptidase, which encodes MSVRTPMHLAVALATATALLPAASAAAAEPDPPQRAAQPAALPESPAPTSTFLVGVRPAAPDRRTAAAPARLADDLAAVGRATGRTLTVARVLATGDLLVRADRPLAADRATTVLDQLRRRADVDWASADRRIQAGTDGAAEQWDLDDPVGGVYLGPARESGATGAGVTVAVLDTGITAHPELAANVVPGYDFVSSAADARDGDGRDADPTDQGDWQEPGDCGEEFRPSSWHGTHVAGTIAARDDRAGTVGVAPDARIQPVRVLGRCGGTTADLVDAIVWASGGNVPGVPDNPTPARVLNLSLGAPGGCDPATQAAVDGAVARGVTVVVSAGNASADAAGFSPAGCAGVVTVAASDDAGERAGYSNRGTAVELAAPGGDRTRGVLSTVNTGRTVAEDAGYAAYAGTSMAAPHVAGAAALLLAIRPDLSPDRITELLRRTARPAVRPDDCACGAGVLDVDLALRAATGHPGDTARVLVTAGVRPGEPLVDAAGVHLAGTLGRLGTGLPDWDPAALRLRRVGPTGPYRTVLTVPAGAELEYKYTLGGWDHVEQDYTDSDAGCFDVDNRHLTVAPAGAVQTVDDLTGSFRGLWPCDR
- a CDS encoding TIR domain-containing protein — protein: MTGIFLNYRTQDAMYCADLIDARLRTEFGARNVFRDHRALRPGTAFPPELWHRLQDSRVLLVLIGPYWLTVTDDQGRRLLDNPRDYVRREIRRALRREIAVIPVLLGDTPLPDPQALPEDIRALTDRRSLRVCSQTVGDDLDGLVAEVATLLPDGPAGRRVPAVATGGLAPNAASPTP
- a CDS encoding helix-turn-helix domain-containing protein — protein: MDDFGTELRRRREAAGLSLTDLAQRVRYSKSHLSKVESGAKRPSDALARGCDVALAAGGALTRLVSGRPGRRVSSPPGVKAWAVAMDGVGPADAAAFDPSSVSAFALAGLTGAERVRSGDRTGEALAALPLLRSWFAELRRLGQTSRPAALGPMLVSTTAFLRDLAQDSRAPARQQAFRLAARVAEYTGWMAQERGNGAAALWWTDHAVELGVAGGNDELRAYALVRRAELCLYQDDALGAAQLAQEARAARCGRRTRGLAAQREAQAYALTGDEAGCRRALAEAADLLTDLPADDDEPQLGSTTAPDPMRFATAWCLHDLGHLDESAEILHAELERLPATAQRARARYASRLALSLAGLRQLDRAAEVVGPALDVVRSVDSATARYDLGQLNRVVRRWRDDATVRQLMPRLTAALRVTPASPTELAS